The following proteins come from a genomic window of Ferrovibrio sp. MS7:
- a CDS encoding inositol monophosphatase family protein, which produces MSGDGIERRWHLAEDIIRDAGKLARAYFDNRATLTIEQKGLQDFVSRADKETEALIVSRLGLESPQDNILGEEGGLYEAKGRDGGHATWVIDPIDGTANFLRGLPFWCVSLALVVDGRLELGLVYDAVRDELFSGRRGKGAFANGQRMQVSSISDPSRACIGLGYGHRMSQTPHVEAIDGLLRRGCEYRRLGSGALGITYVAAGRLEGFYETHLNSWDALGGLLLVAEAGGEMNDFLKNDGLNKGNAVLAATPALYPFVAEVIGFE; this is translated from the coding sequence ATGAGTGGTGACGGCATCGAGCGGCGCTGGCATCTGGCCGAGGACATCATCCGCGACGCCGGCAAACTGGCGCGAGCCTATTTCGACAACCGCGCGACCCTGACCATCGAGCAGAAGGGCCTGCAGGATTTCGTCAGCCGCGCCGACAAGGAAACCGAGGCGCTGATAGTCTCCAGGCTCGGCCTGGAATCTCCGCAGGACAATATCCTGGGCGAAGAAGGCGGTCTCTACGAAGCCAAGGGCCGCGATGGCGGCCATGCCACCTGGGTGATTGATCCAATCGACGGCACGGCGAATTTTCTGCGTGGCCTGCCCTTCTGGTGCGTGTCGCTGGCCCTGGTGGTGGATGGCAGGCTGGAGCTTGGCCTGGTCTACGATGCCGTGCGCGACGAGCTTTTTTCCGGCCGGCGTGGCAAGGGCGCCTTTGCCAACGGCCAGCGCATGCAGGTAAGCAGCATCAGCGATCCCAGCCGTGCCTGCATCGGGCTTGGCTATGGCCACCGCATGAGCCAGACGCCGCATGTCGAAGCCATCGACGGGCTGCTGCGGCGCGGCTGCGAATACCGCCGGCTCGGTTCCGGCGCGCTCGGCATCACCTATGTCGCCGCCGGGCGGCTGGAAGGTTTCTACGAAACGCATCTCAATAGCTGGGATGCGCTGGGCGGCCTGCTGCTGGTGGCGGAAGCCGGCGGCGAGATGAACGATTTCCTGAAAAACGACGGCCTTAACAAAGGCAATGCCGTGCTGGCAGCAACGCCGGCGCTTTATCCCTTCGTCGCCGAGGTGATCGGCTTCGAATAG
- a CDS encoding GNAT family N-acetyltransferase, with protein MTAPEIETERLRLRGFQPGDWQGLARFYADDTVMRHMLPGRGLSPAQAEERAKSNIHNFGTSWTQRGYGVWAVADRTSGRLLGQCGLRYVPEADAVELLYLLNKTHWGRGLASEAGRAALHHGFGAAGLAHVFAVTAPGNGASQRVLLKLGFAPEGEKLLWERNVRWFALDREAWICPTPETVTQSVP; from the coding sequence ATGACCGCGCCTGAAATTGAAACCGAGCGCCTGCGGCTGCGCGGCTTCCAGCCCGGCGACTGGCAGGGCCTGGCACGCTTCTATGCCGACGACACGGTGATGCGCCACATGCTGCCGGGGCGCGGGCTTTCGCCGGCCCAGGCCGAGGAACGGGCCAAGAGCAACATCCACAATTTCGGCACCTCCTGGACACAGCGCGGCTATGGCGTCTGGGCCGTGGCCGACCGCACCAGCGGCCGGCTGCTGGGCCAATGCGGCCTGCGCTATGTGCCGGAGGCCGATGCGGTGGAACTGCTCTACCTGCTGAACAAGACCCATTGGGGCCGTGGCCTGGCTTCCGAGGCCGGCCGCGCCGCACTGCATCATGGCTTCGGCGCGGCGGGCCTGGCGCATGTCTTTGCCGTTACCGCGCCGGGCAACGGCGCCTCGCAACGCGTGCTGCTGAAGCTTGGTTTCGCGCCGGAGGGCGAGAAACTGCTATGGGAGCGCAACGTGCGCTGGTTCGCGCTCGACCGCGAGGCCTGGATTTGCCCAACACCCGAAACGGTGACACAATCCGTCCCTTGA
- a CDS encoding class I SAM-dependent methyltransferase, which produces MHSKGDGASAWIARFAPTTKPGGAVLDLACGGGRHGRLFLENRHPVCFVDIDLRGVADLQGQPGAELLQADLEGNAPWPLANRAFAAIVVTNYLWRPLFPALFAALEPGGLLLYETFMRGNERFGKPSNPDFLLAENELFDLCRPHCQVLAFEQGEESQPKTAMRQRIAARRL; this is translated from the coding sequence GTGCACAGCAAGGGGGATGGGGCTTCGGCCTGGATTGCGCGCTTCGCCCCCACCACCAAACCGGGTGGTGCGGTGCTCGATCTCGCCTGCGGCGGCGGGCGCCATGGCCGGCTGTTCCTGGAAAACCGCCACCCGGTCTGCTTCGTCGATATCGACCTGCGCGGCGTTGCCGATCTGCAAGGCCAACCTGGCGCGGAACTGCTGCAGGCCGATCTCGAAGGCAATGCTCCCTGGCCGCTGGCCAACCGCGCCTTCGCCGCCATCGTGGTGACGAACTACCTGTGGCGGCCATTGTTTCCGGCACTCTTCGCCGCCCTGGAACCCGGCGGCCTGCTGCTCTATGAAACTTTCATGCGCGGCAACGAACGCTTCGGCAAACCGTCCAACCCGGATTTCCTGCTGGCCGAGAACGAACTATTCGATCTCTGCCGACCACATTGCCAAGTACTCGCCTTCGAGCAGGGCGAGGAAAGCCAACCAAAAACGGCCATGCGCCAGCGTATCGCGGCGCGGCGCCTATGA
- a CDS encoding DUF1178 family protein — translation MIKYELKCKKEHVFEAWFQDSATYDVQAKKGQVQCPHCGSRKIAKAPMAPRLARSRGEQAADEARMAADARKALLALREHVEKNADYVGAEFPEEARKMHYGDAETRNIYGEATPDEAKELAEEGIEVTSIPWIPRGDA, via the coding sequence ATGATCAAATACGAGTTGAAATGTAAAAAGGAACATGTCTTCGAGGCGTGGTTCCAGGATAGCGCCACCTACGACGTGCAAGCGAAGAAGGGCCAGGTGCAGTGTCCGCATTGCGGCTCGCGCAAGATCGCCAAGGCGCCGATGGCGCCGCGCCTCGCCCGTTCCAGGGGCGAACAGGCCGCCGACGAGGCCCGCATGGCGGCGGATGCGCGCAAGGCGCTGCTGGCGTTGCGCGAACATGTCGAGAAGAATGCCGATTATGTCGGCGCGGAATTCCCCGAGGAAGCGCGCAAGATGCATTACGGCGATGCCGAGACGCGCAACATCTACGGCGAAGCCACACCCGACGAGGCCAAGGAACTGGCCGAGGAAGGCATCGAGGTGACGTCGATCCCGTGGATTCCCCGGGGGGATGCGTAA
- a CDS encoding (deoxy)nucleoside triphosphate pyrophosphohydrolase, whose translation MNADPLCPGDAESVLKPKPVVLVVAVALVDADGRVLLTQRPPGKKLAGMWEFPGGKVEANETPEAALLRELREELGLDISAACLAPFTFASHSYDDFHLLMPLYVCRRWAGQPEGREGQALKWVRPVKMSELPMPPADVPLVAMLRDLL comes from the coding sequence ATGAACGCCGACCCGCTCTGCCCCGGCGATGCCGAAAGCGTGCTGAAGCCGAAACCGGTGGTGCTGGTGGTGGCGGTGGCCCTGGTGGATGCCGATGGCCGCGTGCTGCTGACCCAGCGCCCGCCGGGCAAGAAGCTGGCCGGCATGTGGGAATTTCCCGGCGGCAAGGTGGAAGCGAACGAGACGCCCGAAGCGGCGCTCTTGCGCGAGCTGCGCGAGGAACTCGGCCTCGATATCAGCGCCGCCTGCCTGGCGCCGTTCACCTTCGCCAGCCACAGCTACGATGATTTCCACCTGCTGATGCCGCTCTATGTCTGCCGCCGCTGGGCTGGGCAGCCCGAGGGCCGCGAGGGCCAGGCACTGAAATGGGTGCGGCCGGTAAAGATGAGCGAGTTGCCGATGCCGCCGGCCGATGTGCCGCTGGTGGCGATGCTGCGCGACCTGCTGTGA